In Persicimonas caeni, a single window of DNA contains:
- a CDS encoding serine/threonine-protein kinase: protein MSDTNTAPVMLGKYELVTKLATGGMAELFLARERGLAGLERLVVIKRILPHLADDPSFIDMFLREARIIARLNHPNVVQIFELGEENGDYYIAMEYIHGSTVREMQVLAERDGTSLPVQVALSVVDQACRGLHAAHELRDLEGSPLELIHRDVSPHNLMCTTEGFVKVLDFGVAKASQGVEATHSGHLKGKFAYMSPEQCKGLKLDRRADIFALGIVLWEALTDRRLFKREKDLDMMRAVVQEQPEPPSTYNPAVPDVVDRVVLKALVKDRDQRYQTAEQMRRALIQAARASGLAFGEDVLAEFLEKIAGEELAERQATMHDALERSLTSNEKRNLIHVTGSDSRSAVSGSQRQGQDHIATVVDRPADSGSFPELRRSPSGSGSLPSGVRAFDAGDSHSQSGSHPSAQSDLRTTATMDEQSIDMGAPPPNIGGRAADDSNGKTLALIAGVTVASVIAAAFFFWPQIKGSELGQKLLGEEKASPILIGDPIRVGWAPIATPDVLEKEIQPIQAYMEKELGRPVPMEVTSSYEELSKGVRNGDYDIAILPPLLYVQTKKAEPKIRLLAIRQFGGSTSSDALLLTRMDSQVKLVGRPGGQKPFVSQTATRPPVTSCRAPT, encoded by the coding sequence GTGTCTGACACGAATACAGCTCCCGTGATGCTTGGCAAGTACGAACTGGTGACCAAACTGGCCACCGGGGGCATGGCCGAGCTGTTTCTTGCCCGCGAGCGTGGCCTTGCCGGCCTGGAGCGCCTCGTCGTCATCAAGCGCATCCTGCCTCATCTGGCCGACGATCCTTCCTTTATCGACATGTTCCTTCGGGAAGCAAGGATCATCGCCAGACTCAACCACCCCAATGTCGTCCAAATCTTCGAGCTCGGCGAAGAGAATGGCGACTACTATATTGCCATGGAGTATATCCACGGCAGCACGGTGCGTGAAATGCAGGTGCTCGCCGAGCGCGACGGCACCTCCCTGCCGGTGCAGGTGGCTCTGTCAGTCGTCGACCAAGCTTGTCGAGGCCTGCACGCTGCCCACGAGCTTCGTGACTTGGAGGGCAGCCCCCTCGAGCTCATTCACCGAGACGTCTCCCCGCACAACCTGATGTGCACCACCGAAGGATTCGTCAAAGTACTCGACTTTGGCGTGGCCAAGGCATCCCAGGGCGTCGAGGCGACTCACTCCGGTCACCTCAAAGGCAAATTCGCCTACATGTCTCCCGAACAGTGCAAGGGGCTGAAGCTCGACCGGCGAGCGGACATCTTTGCACTCGGCATCGTGCTGTGGGAGGCGCTGACCGATCGTCGCCTCTTCAAGCGCGAAAAAGATCTCGACATGATGCGGGCGGTCGTCCAAGAGCAACCCGAGCCTCCGAGCACCTACAATCCCGCGGTGCCCGATGTGGTCGATCGCGTGGTGCTCAAGGCCTTGGTCAAAGATCGCGACCAACGCTATCAGACCGCCGAGCAGATGCGCCGTGCGCTTATCCAAGCCGCACGTGCCAGCGGGCTTGCGTTCGGCGAAGACGTTCTGGCGGAGTTTCTCGAAAAGATCGCCGGCGAGGAGTTGGCCGAGCGTCAGGCGACGATGCACGACGCCCTGGAGCGCTCCCTGACCTCGAACGAAAAGCGCAACCTGATTCACGTGACGGGCTCGGACTCGCGCTCGGCAGTCAGCGGCTCCCAGCGACAGGGCCAAGATCATATCGCCACGGTCGTCGATCGTCCTGCTGACAGTGGTTCATTCCCCGAGTTGCGCCGCTCGCCGTCGGGAAGCGGCAGCCTCCCCTCCGGGGTGCGGGCGTTCGACGCAGGAGACTCCCACTCGCAGTCCGGCTCTCATCCAAGCGCCCAGTCCGATCTGCGGACGACCGCGACGATGGATGAGCAGAGCATCGATATGGGAGCCCCGCCGCCGAACATCGGCGGTCGCGCCGCTGATGACTCGAACGGCAAGACGCTGGCGTTGATCGCCGGCGTGACCGTGGCAAGCGTCATCGCCGCAGCTTTCTTCTTCTGGCCTCAAATCAAGGGAAGTGAGCTGGGCCAAAAGCTGCTCGGTGAGGAAAAGGCGTCTCCCATTCTCATCGGCGATCCCATCCGCGTCGGCTGGGCTCCGATCGCGACGCCCGATGTGCTCGAAAAGGAGATTCAGCCCATCCAAGCGTATATGGAGAAAGAGCTCGGGCGTCCGGTGCCGATGGAAGTCACGAGCAGCTATGAGGAGTTGTCCAAGGGGGTGCGTAACGGCGACTACGACATCGCCATCTTGCCTCCCCTGCTGTACGTGCAGACCAAGAAAGCGGAGCCCAAGATCCGCCTGCTCGCCATTCGCCAGTTCGGCGGCTCGACGTCGAGCGACGCCCTCTTGCTAACCCGCATGGACTCCCAAGTCAAGCTCGTTGGCCGACCTGGAGGGCAAAAACCTTTTGTTTCACAGACCGCAACTCGACCACCGGTAACTTCCTGCCGCGCGCCTACTTGA
- a CDS encoding phosphotransferase family protein — MSQDALKAVDVLQEVLAAQPWQPTEDPAVEGRGLRVRVHLDDQRSALLYVWDEALLAKRAAWAHRPERAGMLFAVPELIESGLKWCLVDDVDGMPLTTYLEREGVGSVTELDAERARGLAREAGELARKLHEIEVPREYGDMVDPDRDGHIGRWNTFNGYIAHRLEHFAEQIRHRDLDEEVRSQLLATIGDLRAELAAFHPRHAPSLNHGAFGPQHFWVDETGRTITALTGFDGARLLPPEADLARLLWLDGLACDDGLVRSFYAGYGAARTMDLQRRERFYRRVAALEALVESTGRRNLTDAELVALSSP; from the coding sequence ATGTCTCAGGACGCCCTCAAAGCCGTCGACGTGCTCCAAGAAGTGTTGGCCGCGCAGCCTTGGCAGCCAACCGAAGATCCCGCTGTCGAGGGGCGCGGGCTGCGTGTGCGCGTGCACCTCGACGATCAGCGATCAGCATTGCTGTACGTGTGGGACGAAGCACTGCTCGCCAAGCGGGCGGCGTGGGCTCATCGCCCCGAGCGTGCGGGGATGCTCTTTGCGGTGCCGGAGCTGATCGAATCCGGTCTAAAGTGGTGTCTCGTCGACGACGTCGACGGCATGCCGCTGACGACTTATCTCGAAAGGGAAGGGGTGGGTTCGGTGACCGAACTCGACGCGGAGCGAGCTCGGGGGTTGGCGCGTGAAGCTGGCGAGCTCGCGCGGAAGCTCCACGAGATCGAGGTTCCGCGCGAGTATGGCGACATGGTCGATCCCGATCGAGACGGCCATATTGGCCGCTGGAACACTTTCAACGGCTATATCGCTCACCGCCTCGAGCATTTCGCCGAGCAAATTCGCCATCGCGACCTCGACGAAGAGGTTCGGAGCCAGCTTCTGGCAACGATAGGAGACCTACGCGCGGAGCTTGCGGCATTTCACCCGCGCCACGCGCCCAGCCTCAACCACGGTGCCTTCGGCCCGCAGCACTTTTGGGTCGACGAGACAGGCCGTACGATCACCGCACTGACCGGATTCGACGGAGCGCGACTCCTCCCCCCCGAGGCCGATCTCGCCCGCCTGTTGTGGCTCGACGGCCTGGCTTGTGATGATGGATTGGTGCGCTCGTTCTACGCCGGATACGGTGCCGCCCGCACGATGGATCTGCAGCGCCGCGAGCGCTTCTACCGGCGCGTTGCCGCGCTCGAGGCGCTCGTCGAGTCGACGGGTCGGCGTAACTTGACGGACGCCGAGTTGGTGGCTCTCTCCTCGCCCTGA
- a CDS encoding Ig-like domain-containing protein, producing MCVDQVCKREGFDAGDIGNDSGDQDTGVPEDTFDDASDDEGPPSVESVTPAAGATDVATDTTIEIVFSEPMDPFTINFYSIVLRDTNNREVDITVTYDADAQTATVTPQINLQPAASYRLRVESLARDMAGNGLDPDFEATFYTAYDEPAEHTTLAETFAPVIYQGIADSQDSGPNGDIPTLLDFDDNLSAADNGANSRRSGTTTEAHVYYHVTESAQYYFLHYILYYPSRLDVDDQSRAEHDFAGAVFVVDKSDNSLLLVEGVSLLDSGEVTSAYKPDGSPVSLPGGNIGNMTLASFGADKLEDGTHYPMYVPGGVHETCNWHKSGSNSRCLHNPGQFRGTDGGGVVMRHGDTAQSYDEATENQDSGHLEMTYKLVPLASTVWAYRGSYGSGGLFEIPFIYEPTGTDRPIGFNPQDAHVLPRRLQSGATENFGRTPFFWLPSPGEDNHGQWLMDPVYILPNRYNFGESVTTEYCYNFFFDIDNRSSSIEGCGGN from the coding sequence GTGTGCGTCGATCAGGTGTGCAAGCGTGAAGGCTTCGACGCAGGCGACATCGGCAACGACTCCGGCGACCAAGATACTGGCGTGCCTGAGGACACCTTTGACGACGCCTCCGACGACGAGGGGCCCCCGAGCGTCGAGAGTGTCACGCCTGCAGCCGGCGCCACCGACGTCGCGACGGATACCACCATCGAGATCGTCTTCAGCGAGCCGATGGATCCCTTCACCATCAACTTCTACTCGATCGTGCTGCGCGACACGAATAACCGCGAAGTGGACATCACGGTCACCTACGACGCGGACGCACAAACCGCGACCGTGACGCCCCAGATCAATCTGCAGCCGGCTGCTTCCTATCGACTGCGGGTCGAGTCCCTCGCCCGAGACATGGCGGGCAACGGCCTGGACCCCGACTTCGAGGCGACCTTCTATACCGCCTACGACGAGCCGGCCGAGCATACGACCCTGGCGGAGACGTTCGCGCCGGTCATCTACCAGGGCATCGCCGATTCCCAGGACAGCGGACCCAACGGCGATATCCCGACGCTGCTCGACTTCGACGACAACCTGTCGGCGGCCGACAACGGCGCCAACTCGCGCCGAAGCGGCACCACGACCGAGGCCCACGTCTATTATCACGTGACCGAGTCGGCTCAGTACTACTTCCTGCACTACATCCTGTACTACCCGTCTCGACTCGACGTCGACGATCAGTCGCGCGCCGAGCACGATTTCGCCGGTGCGGTCTTCGTGGTCGACAAGTCCGACAACAGCCTGCTGTTGGTCGAAGGAGTCAGCTTGCTCGACTCCGGCGAGGTCACCTCGGCCTACAAGCCCGACGGCAGCCCCGTGTCGCTCCCCGGCGGCAATATCGGCAACATGACGCTGGCCAGCTTCGGCGCCGACAAGCTCGAAGACGGCACCCACTACCCGATGTACGTGCCCGGTGGCGTCCACGAGACGTGCAATTGGCATAAATCGGGCAGCAACTCGCGTTGTCTGCACAACCCGGGGCAGTTCCGCGGCACCGACGGCGGTGGCGTGGTGATGCGTCACGGCGACACCGCCCAGAGCTACGACGAGGCCACCGAAAACCAGGATTCGGGTCACCTGGAAATGACCTACAAGCTGGTTCCGCTGGCTTCGACCGTCTGGGCTTATCGCGGCAGCTACGGCAGCGGAGGGCTCTTCGAGATTCCGTTCATCTACGAGCCCACGGGCACCGATCGCCCCATCGGCTTCAATCCGCAGGACGCCCACGTGTTGCCGCGGCGACTGCAGAGCGGCGCCACCGAAAACTTCGGCCGCACGCCCTTTTTCTGGCTGCCGAGCCCCGGCGAAGACAATCACGGTCAGTGGCTCATGGACCCGGTGTACATCTTGCCCAACCGGTATAACTTCGGAGAGTCGGTCACGACCGAGTACTGCTACAACTTCTTTTTCGACATCGATAACCGCTCCAGCTCCATCGAGGGCTGCGGTGGCAACTAA